The window ATATGAGGCTCGCATAGAGTGGTGCTTTTGTATTTGGCGTTGTGTTCAAGCACATCAATAATTTTAGTGTAAAACTCATAGCTCTGATTTAGTCCTAAAGGAGTAATAAAGTTTAGGTCGTCAAGAGAAGTGTGATACTCCTTATATTCACCGTATTTTGTCTTCGTAACCGAAGCCACTGGAAGGTCTACTCCGGGCCAGTTATACTGTCTTTCGTCAGAACCTCTATCGAGAAAAGAATATGCTCTAAAATTTCCTACTTCATAC of the Bacteroidia bacterium genome contains:
- a CDS encoding DUF4910 domain-containing protein is translated as YEVGNFRAYSFLDRGSDERQYNWPGVDLPVASVTKTKYGEYKEYHTSLDDLNFITPLGLNQSYEFYTKIIDVLEHNAKYKSTTLCEPHMSRRGLYHAVFHINYSKSVKIMMDFMTYADGYKDLVEIADTIMVSAYSLIEVANTLKKEGLIA